A window of the Microplitis mediator isolate UGA2020A chromosome 5, iyMicMedi2.1, whole genome shotgun sequence genome harbors these coding sequences:
- the LOC130668155 gene encoding failed axon connections: MTVATEAENNTAVGEKENKEVKDMKAALNEETPPDNKQQQGDDEKPTEKIENEKKEDNAATDETAIKSVSVHKTNYDKDTVYLYQFSRTPVIPSMSPYCLKVETWLRLNDVKYENVDHKVKFRSKKGQLPFVELDGTEIPDSTIIIRELSQKFHKDLDANLTNEQRIISHAMISMIENHLVWVVTSWRAKNTDATLKGYRVNLQNALGSRLPNGILALLFKISYSRKCAKKVKAQGLGVHTNEEITQFGCDDLKALSELLADKPFFFGDEPTTLDVVAFAHLAQILYIEKSVPFALRDFMQDNCPNLVGHCSRMKERCFPDWDEICNTLDLNTHLPKPPKEETKESKEEKKESKDSKEGKESDEEKVEKEKEAEKDKEVENKEKEERVEEK, encoded by the exons ATGACTGTGGCAACGGAAGCTGAAAATAACACGGCAGTAGGCGAGAAGGAAAATAAGGAAGTAAAAGATATGAAAGCAGCATTGAATGAAGAGACGCCGCCGGATAATAAGCAGCAGCAAGGTGACGATGAAAAGCCCacggaaaaaatagaaaacGAAAAAAAGGAGGACAATGCGGCCACTGATGAAACCGCCATTAAATCAGTGTCTGTTCATAAAACCAATTACGACAAGGACACCGTTTATCTTTATCAGTTTTCTCGCACTCCGGTGATACCATCAATGTCGCCCTACTGTCTCAAAGTCGAAACATGGTTGCGGCTCAACGATGTTAAATACgag AATGTCGATCATAAAGTGAAATTCCGCTCGAAGAAAGGCCAGCTGCCATTTGTCGAATTAGATGGAACAGAGATACCAGACAGTACGATAATAATTCGCGAATTGAGCCAAAAATTCCACAAAGACCTGGATGCCAATCTCACTAATGAACAACGTATAATATCTCACGCAATGATCTCAATGATTGAAAATCATCTGGTGTGGGTGGTTACCTCGTGGCGTGCCAAGAACACGGACGCGACTCTTAAAGGATATCGTGttaatttacaaaatgctTTGGGTTCACGTTTGCCCAATGGAATTTTAGCTCTCTTGTTTAAGATTAGCTATTCACGAAAG TGCGCAAAGAAAGTGAAAGCTCAGGGATTGGGAGTCCATACTAATGAAGAAATAACTCAATTTGGTTGTGATGATCTTAAAGCTCTCTCTGAATTGCTTGCTGACAAACCATTCTTCTTTGGCGATGAGCCTACAACT TTGGACGTCGTAGCATTCGCTCATCTTGCGCAAATACTATACATTGAAAAGTCTGTTCCCTTTGCACTGAGAGACTTTATGCAAGACAACTGTCCCAATCTTGTTGGACACTGTTCACGTATGAAGGAACGATGCTTCCCAGACTGGGATGAAATTTGTAATACACTCGATTTGAATACTCATTTGCCAAAACCACCCAAGGAGGAAACCAAGGAAAGCAAGGAGGAAAAAAAAGAGTCGAAAGATTCAAAGGAAGGTAAGGAGAGTGATgaggaaaaagttgaaaaagaaaaggaaGCCGAGAAAGATAAGgaagttgaaaataaagaaaaggAAGAAAGAGTAGAGGAAAAATAA
- the LOC130668154 gene encoding transcription initiation factor TFIID subunit 7 has translation MHRHNQEYNKNRSNEPQVELESQFILRLPEEPAKVLREVLQSGMPLKDRLSIKIENDMRYGEVRFDHWLLHAKVVDLPTVVESLKTIDNKSFYKTADICQTVICKEEDDHTTDDESPVRQKKKDPNKVDRKFLWPHGLTPPTKNIRRRRFRKTLKKKYVEAPEIEKEVKRLLRVDNDAANVKWEVICEDEDSTKPNKISNSGTVKGKRDANGSSQNVDVAEHDIFGEAVSDSEDEDEETNINVMELDETSRLSADSRVSDSNSMQVGFSERSGQDTNTCSQLLTEFSKDMFPSQTSDEQDNKSSVEGVQKVPKIEDFHSEYIIPDDSETPSMSSNKGSLSSRLVTLHNELAEIRQRKQQQEAEIANIDNLKLRQRFQEILDNLGIQEEQKVQEIQELELASKYAIE, from the exons atgcataGACACAATCAAGAGTATAACAAAAATCGTTCGAATGAACCGCAAGTTGAACTGGAAAGTCAGTTCATATTACGACTTCCagag GAACCAGCGAAAGTCTTAAGAGAAGTCTTGCAGTCGGGGATGCCGCTCAAAGATCGCTTGagcattaaaattgaaaatgacaTGAGATATGGAGAAGTTAGGTTTGACCACTGGCTGTTACATGctaag GTTGTAGATTTGCCGACAGTTGTCGAGTCTTTGAAGACAATTGACAATAAGAGTTTTTACAAGACAGCTGATATTTGTCAg actGTAATTTGTAAAGAGGAAGACGATCATACGACAGATGATGAGTCACCGGTGagacaaaagaaaaaagatcCGAACAAGGTTGATAGAAAATTCTTATGGCCTCATGGTTTGACGCCGCCGACAAAAAATATACGGAGACGGCGTTTTAGAAAGACACTGAAGAAAAAGTATGTCGAAGCTCCTGAGATTGAGAAAGAGGTCAAAAGGTTGTTGAGAGTTGACAACGATGCAGCTAATGTTAAGTGGGAAGTTATCTGTGAGGATGAAGACAGCACGAAGCctaataaaatatctaattcGGGTACTGTAAAAGGTAAACGAGATGCTAATGGATCATCGCAGAATGTTGATGTTG ctgAGCACGACATATTCGGAGAAGCTGTCAGCGATAGTGAGGATGAGGACGAAGAGACAAACATCAATGTCATGGAGCTGGATGAAACCAGCCGTCTGTCTGCTGACAGTCGTGTCTCAGACTCAAATTCAATGCAAGTCGGTTTCTCAGAACGTTCTGGACAGGACACCAACACATGCAGCCAATTGCTTACCGAATTCAGCAAAGATATGTTCCCCTCGCAGACTTCTGATGAACAGGACAACAAATCTAGTGTTGAAGGAGTTCAAAAAGTACCCAAGATTGAAGACTTTCATTCAGAATACATTATTCCTGATGACTCTGAGACACCATCAATGTCTTCCAACAAAG GTTCACTATCATCGCGTTTAGTCACGCTCCACAACGAACTAGCGGAAATACGTCAACGTAAACAGCAGCAGGAAGCTGAAAtagcaaatattgataatctTAAATTACGTCAGAGATTCCAAGAGATCCTCGACAATCTCGGAATACAGGAAGAGCAGAAAGTGCAagag atcCAAGAATTAGAACTGGCGAGTAAGTACGCGATTGAATAA
- the LOC130668152 gene encoding ecotropic viral integration site 5 ortholog isoform X1, which produces MSINLINNLSIKSNWKFGLKAIIILSAFELDLNFKKVSSDNKIISTDELALLGKLEEANRLIESDVKSCNSLQSNHSRKSSESFQATPASGSSGEDETAARRHTPTDGEVDVWKRWGHIVADWENYWRKHKDVIKELVKQGIPHHFRGIVWQLLCGAHDSPVKKQFAEYIKSTSACERIIRRDIARTYPEHEFFKEKDGLGQESLFNVMKAYSLHDREVGYCQGSGFIVGLLLMQQMPEEEAFAVLVALMQEYRLRDMFKPSMAELGVCMYQLEHLVTDTYPELSAHFTAQSFHTSMYASSWFLTLFTTALSLPLACRIFDVFLMEGMDIIFKVALAMLDLGKDDLLSLDMEGMLKFFQKELPGRAENDPDGLLNLAYGMKINPKRMKKLEKDYTVLKMKEQEEMVELRRLRAENRLLRQRTELLEAESAELADRLVRGQVSRAEEEETTFVVQRELAALRHTHLETSHQLEQAHEELRSLSMLLEENMSSKQSSIDEMSMKQEALSQKEEMVECLQQELVRVRLHEAEKDATIRDLRGRIQELEQDKKTLRESTPDNSVAHLQEELIAVKLREAEANLSLKDLRQRVGELSTAWQRHLQEHRSAQSAPAADSTPKKLLFWENRGHEIQKLEEDLMSTRVREMVVLSEVKELRLKVMELETQVQVATNQLRRQDEGEKLIREELEISLAKIKELTSKLREQMHKYSDLESKMKDDAMMARIRDAEHAQHVAELTQKISLLELKNEEMYAEGELRSNLDDSDRVRDLQDKVAELKAEIMRLKNSKYQWTGSTEQIGRNTSIDTDSEFDERDLRICLQDQLNNITISDSPRN; this is translated from the exons ATGagtataaatttgataaataatttatcaataaaatcaaaCTGGAAGTTTGGCTTAAAAGCCATCATCATTCTATCAGCATTTgaattggatttaaattttaaaaaagtgagttccgataataaaattatatctacCGACGAGCTGGCGCTTTTAGGAAAGCTGGAAGAAGCTAACAG gcTGATTGAATCAGATGTAAAATCATGTAACTCATTACAAAGTAATCACAGCAGAAAGAGCTCAGAATCATTTCAGGCGACCCCGGCGTCGGGTTCTAGCGGAGAAGATGAGACCGCGGCCCGACGCCACACCCCGACTGACGGGGAGGTTGACGTGTGGAAACGATGGGGTCACATAGTCGCCGACTGGGAAAATTACTGGAGAAAACATAAAGATGTTATAAAAGAATTAGTCAAGCAAGGAATACCACATCACTTTAG AGGTATTGTATGGCAATTGTTGTGTGGAGCGCATGATTCACCtgttaaaaaacaatttgccGAATACATTAAATCGACATCAGCATGCGAGAGAATAATTAGAAGAGACATTGCACGAACATATCCGGAgcacgaattttttaaagagaaAGATGGACTTGGACAGGAGAGTTTATTTAATGTTATGAAGGCGTACAGTCTTCATGATCGCGAAGTCGGGTATTGTCAAGGATCTGGTTTCATTGTTGGTTTACTGCTAATGCAG CAAATGCCTGAAGAAGAAGCTTTCGCTGTGCTAGTAGCTCTGATGCAGGAATACCGTCTCAGAGATATGTTTAAGCCGAGTATGGCTGAACTAGGTGTCTGCATGTATCAATTAGAACACTTAGTAACAGACACGTACCCCGAATTATCAGCTCACTTTACAGCTCAAAGTTTTCATACATCAATGTATGCTTCTTCATGGTTTCTTACATTATTTACAACGGCATTGAGTCTACCACTCGCTTGTCgtatttttgatgtttttttaatggaaggaatggatattatttttaaagtcgCGTTGGCGATGTTAGATCTTGGTAAAGATGATTTACTCAGTTTAGATATGGAAGGGATGTTAAAG tTTTTCCAGAAAGAATTGCCAGGTAGAGCTGAAAACGATCCCGACGGGCTGTTAAATTTGGCGTatggaatgaaaataaatccaaagcgaatgaaaaagttagaaaaagACTACACGGTATTGAAAATGAAGGAACAGGAGGAAATGGTCGAGTTGCGGAGGCTGAGAGCAGAAAATCGATTACTGAGACAGAGAACCGAGTTATTGGAAGCTGAGTCTGCTGAATTGGCGGACAGACTCGTTAGGGGTCAAGTATCGCGTGCCGAGGAGGAGGAAACAACTTTTGTAGTGCAGAGAGAACTTGCGGCTTTGAGACACACTCATCTTGAGACAAGCCATCAACTGGAGCAGGCTCACGAGGAATTGAGATCATTATCGATGCTATTGGAAGAAAATATGTCGTCGAAACAGTCGTCTATTGATGAAATGAGTATGAAACAAGAGGCATTGTCGCAAAAAGAAGAAATGGTTGAGTGTTTACAGCAAGAGCTAGTGCGTGTGAGGCTGCATGAAGCTGAAAAAGACGCGACCATCAGGGATTTGAGAGGAAGGATACAGGAATTGGAACAAGACAAAAAAACGTTACGTGAATCAACGCCGGATAATTCTGTTGCGCATTTGCAAGAGGAATTGATAGCTGTTAAACTTAGAGAAGCTGAAGCTAATTTATCACTGAag GATCTTAGACAAAGAGTTGGCGAACTGAGTACTGCATGGCAACGTCATCTACAAGAACACCGATCAGCTCAATCGGCACCTGCTGCTGACTCTacaccaaaaaaattactattctgGGAAAACCGCGGCCacgaaatacaaaaattagaaGAAGATTTAATGTCAACGCGCGTACGTGAAATGGTTGTTCTCAGTGAAGTTAAAGAATTGAGGCTAAAAGTTATGGAGCTTGAAACCCAAGTCCAAGTCGCGACAAATCAGCTTCGTCGTCAGGATGAGGGTGAAAAATTGATACGCGAAGAATTGGAAATATCATTGgctaaaataaaagaattgaCGAGTAAACTGCGTGAGCAGATGCATAAATATTCCGACTTGGAGTCGAAAATGAAAGACGACGCGATGATGGCTCGTATCAGAGACGCTGAACACGCTCAACATGTCGctgaattaacacaaaaaatttctctgctCGAATTGAAG aacgAGGAAATGTACGCGGAAGGAGAATTGAGAAGTAATCTAGATGACAGTGATCGAGTACGCGATTTGCAAGACAAAGTTGCTGAATTGAAGGCagag ATCATGAGATTGAAGAATAGTAAATATCAATGGACAGGTTCAACAGAACAAATTGGAAGAAATACTAGCATTGATACTGACAGCGAATTTGATGAACGTGATCTACGAATTTGTCTTCAAGATCAACTTAATAATATCACGATATCCGATTCAccgagaaattaa
- the LOC130668152 gene encoding ecotropic viral integration site 5 ortholog isoform X2 — MSINLINNLSIKSNWKFGLKAIIILSAFELDLNFKKVSSDNKIISTDELALLGKLEEANRLIESDVKSCNSLQSNHSRKSSESFQATPASGSSGEDETAARRHTPTDGEVDVWKRWGHIVADWENYWRKHKDVIKELVKQGIPHHFRGIVWQLLCGAHDSPVKKQFAEYIKSTSACERIIRRDIARTYPEHEFFKEKDGLGQESLFNVMKAYSLHDREVGYCQGSGFIVGLLLMQQMPEEEAFAVLVALMQEYRLRDMFKPSMAELGVCMYQLEHLVTDTYPELSAHFTAQSFHTSMYASSWFLTLFTTALSLPLACRIFDVFLMEGMDIIFKVALAMLDLGKDDLLSLDMEGMLKFFQKELPGRAENDPDGLLNLAYGMKINPKRMKKLEKDYTVLKMKEQEEMVELRRLRAENRLLRQRTELLEAESAELADRLVRGQVSRAEEEETTFVVQRELAALRHTHLETSHQLEQAHEELRSLSMLLEENMSSKQSSIDEMSMKQEALSQKEEMVECLQQELVRVRLHEAEKDATIRDLRGRIQELEQDKKTLRESTPDNSVAHLQEELIAVKLREAEANLSLKDLRQRVGELSTAWQRHLQEHRSAQSAPAADSTPKKLLFWENRGHEIQKLEEDLMSTRVREMVVLSEVKELRLKVMELETQVQVATNQLRRQDEGEKLIREELEISLAKIKELTSKLREQMHKYSDLESKMKDDAMMARIRDAEHAQHVAELTQKISLLELKNEEMYAEGELRSNLDDSDRVRDLQDKVAELKAEFPTPITSPETEPWRWLES; from the exons ATGagtataaatttgataaataatttatcaataaaatcaaaCTGGAAGTTTGGCTTAAAAGCCATCATCATTCTATCAGCATTTgaattggatttaaattttaaaaaagtgagttccgataataaaattatatctacCGACGAGCTGGCGCTTTTAGGAAAGCTGGAAGAAGCTAACAG gcTGATTGAATCAGATGTAAAATCATGTAACTCATTACAAAGTAATCACAGCAGAAAGAGCTCAGAATCATTTCAGGCGACCCCGGCGTCGGGTTCTAGCGGAGAAGATGAGACCGCGGCCCGACGCCACACCCCGACTGACGGGGAGGTTGACGTGTGGAAACGATGGGGTCACATAGTCGCCGACTGGGAAAATTACTGGAGAAAACATAAAGATGTTATAAAAGAATTAGTCAAGCAAGGAATACCACATCACTTTAG AGGTATTGTATGGCAATTGTTGTGTGGAGCGCATGATTCACCtgttaaaaaacaatttgccGAATACATTAAATCGACATCAGCATGCGAGAGAATAATTAGAAGAGACATTGCACGAACATATCCGGAgcacgaattttttaaagagaaAGATGGACTTGGACAGGAGAGTTTATTTAATGTTATGAAGGCGTACAGTCTTCATGATCGCGAAGTCGGGTATTGTCAAGGATCTGGTTTCATTGTTGGTTTACTGCTAATGCAG CAAATGCCTGAAGAAGAAGCTTTCGCTGTGCTAGTAGCTCTGATGCAGGAATACCGTCTCAGAGATATGTTTAAGCCGAGTATGGCTGAACTAGGTGTCTGCATGTATCAATTAGAACACTTAGTAACAGACACGTACCCCGAATTATCAGCTCACTTTACAGCTCAAAGTTTTCATACATCAATGTATGCTTCTTCATGGTTTCTTACATTATTTACAACGGCATTGAGTCTACCACTCGCTTGTCgtatttttgatgtttttttaatggaaggaatggatattatttttaaagtcgCGTTGGCGATGTTAGATCTTGGTAAAGATGATTTACTCAGTTTAGATATGGAAGGGATGTTAAAG tTTTTCCAGAAAGAATTGCCAGGTAGAGCTGAAAACGATCCCGACGGGCTGTTAAATTTGGCGTatggaatgaaaataaatccaaagcgaatgaaaaagttagaaaaagACTACACGGTATTGAAAATGAAGGAACAGGAGGAAATGGTCGAGTTGCGGAGGCTGAGAGCAGAAAATCGATTACTGAGACAGAGAACCGAGTTATTGGAAGCTGAGTCTGCTGAATTGGCGGACAGACTCGTTAGGGGTCAAGTATCGCGTGCCGAGGAGGAGGAAACAACTTTTGTAGTGCAGAGAGAACTTGCGGCTTTGAGACACACTCATCTTGAGACAAGCCATCAACTGGAGCAGGCTCACGAGGAATTGAGATCATTATCGATGCTATTGGAAGAAAATATGTCGTCGAAACAGTCGTCTATTGATGAAATGAGTATGAAACAAGAGGCATTGTCGCAAAAAGAAGAAATGGTTGAGTGTTTACAGCAAGAGCTAGTGCGTGTGAGGCTGCATGAAGCTGAAAAAGACGCGACCATCAGGGATTTGAGAGGAAGGATACAGGAATTGGAACAAGACAAAAAAACGTTACGTGAATCAACGCCGGATAATTCTGTTGCGCATTTGCAAGAGGAATTGATAGCTGTTAAACTTAGAGAAGCTGAAGCTAATTTATCACTGAag GATCTTAGACAAAGAGTTGGCGAACTGAGTACTGCATGGCAACGTCATCTACAAGAACACCGATCAGCTCAATCGGCACCTGCTGCTGACTCTacaccaaaaaaattactattctgGGAAAACCGCGGCCacgaaatacaaaaattagaaGAAGATTTAATGTCAACGCGCGTACGTGAAATGGTTGTTCTCAGTGAAGTTAAAGAATTGAGGCTAAAAGTTATGGAGCTTGAAACCCAAGTCCAAGTCGCGACAAATCAGCTTCGTCGTCAGGATGAGGGTGAAAAATTGATACGCGAAGAATTGGAAATATCATTGgctaaaataaaagaattgaCGAGTAAACTGCGTGAGCAGATGCATAAATATTCCGACTTGGAGTCGAAAATGAAAGACGACGCGATGATGGCTCGTATCAGAGACGCTGAACACGCTCAACATGTCGctgaattaacacaaaaaatttctctgctCGAATTGAAG aacgAGGAAATGTACGCGGAAGGAGAATTGAGAAGTAATCTAGATGACAGTGATCGAGTACGCGATTTGCAAGACAAAGTTGCTGAATTGAAGGCagag tttcCCACGCCAATAACCAGTCCAGAGACAGAGCCTTGGCGGTGGCTCGA ATCATGA
- the LOC130668152 gene encoding ecotropic viral integration site 5 ortholog isoform X3, with amino-acid sequence MSINLINNLSIKSNWKFGLKAIIILSAFELDLNFKKVSSDNKIISTDELALLGKLEEANRLIESDVKSCNSLQSNHSRKSSESFQATPASGSSGEDETAARRHTPTDGEVDVWKRWGHIVADWENYWRKHKDVIKELVKQGIPHHFRGIVWQLLCGAHDSPVKKQFAEYIKSTSACERIIRRDIARTYPEHEFFKEKDGLGQESLFNVMKAYSLHDREVGYCQGSGFIVGLLLMQQMPEEEAFAVLVALMQEYRLRDMFKPSMAELGVCMYQLEHLVTDTYPELSAHFTAQSFHTSMYASSWFLTLFTTALSLPLACRIFDVFLMEGMDIIFKVALAMLDLGKDDLLSLDMEGMLKFFQKELPGRAENDPDGLLNLAYGMKINPKRMKKLEKDYTVLKMKEQEEMVELRRLRAENRLLRQRTELLEAESAELADRLVRGQVSRAEEEETTFVVQRELAALRHTHLETSHQLEQAHEELRSLSMLLEENMSSKQSSIDEMSMKQEALSQKEEMVECLQQELVRVRLHEAEKDATIRDLRGRIQELEQDKKTLRESTPDNSVAHLQEELIAVKLREAEANLSLKDLRQRVGELSTAWQRHLQEHRSAQSAPAADSTPKKLLFWENRGHEIQKLEEDLMSTRVREMVVLSEVKELRLKVMELETQVQVATNQLRRQDEGEKLIREELEISLAKIKELTSKLREQMHKYSDLESKMKDDAMMARIRDAEHAQHVAELTQKISLLELKNEEMYAEGELRSNLDDSDRVRDLQDKVAELKAEFPTPITSPETEPWRWLE; translated from the exons ATGagtataaatttgataaataatttatcaataaaatcaaaCTGGAAGTTTGGCTTAAAAGCCATCATCATTCTATCAGCATTTgaattggatttaaattttaaaaaagtgagttccgataataaaattatatctacCGACGAGCTGGCGCTTTTAGGAAAGCTGGAAGAAGCTAACAG gcTGATTGAATCAGATGTAAAATCATGTAACTCATTACAAAGTAATCACAGCAGAAAGAGCTCAGAATCATTTCAGGCGACCCCGGCGTCGGGTTCTAGCGGAGAAGATGAGACCGCGGCCCGACGCCACACCCCGACTGACGGGGAGGTTGACGTGTGGAAACGATGGGGTCACATAGTCGCCGACTGGGAAAATTACTGGAGAAAACATAAAGATGTTATAAAAGAATTAGTCAAGCAAGGAATACCACATCACTTTAG AGGTATTGTATGGCAATTGTTGTGTGGAGCGCATGATTCACCtgttaaaaaacaatttgccGAATACATTAAATCGACATCAGCATGCGAGAGAATAATTAGAAGAGACATTGCACGAACATATCCGGAgcacgaattttttaaagagaaAGATGGACTTGGACAGGAGAGTTTATTTAATGTTATGAAGGCGTACAGTCTTCATGATCGCGAAGTCGGGTATTGTCAAGGATCTGGTTTCATTGTTGGTTTACTGCTAATGCAG CAAATGCCTGAAGAAGAAGCTTTCGCTGTGCTAGTAGCTCTGATGCAGGAATACCGTCTCAGAGATATGTTTAAGCCGAGTATGGCTGAACTAGGTGTCTGCATGTATCAATTAGAACACTTAGTAACAGACACGTACCCCGAATTATCAGCTCACTTTACAGCTCAAAGTTTTCATACATCAATGTATGCTTCTTCATGGTTTCTTACATTATTTACAACGGCATTGAGTCTACCACTCGCTTGTCgtatttttgatgtttttttaatggaaggaatggatattatttttaaagtcgCGTTGGCGATGTTAGATCTTGGTAAAGATGATTTACTCAGTTTAGATATGGAAGGGATGTTAAAG tTTTTCCAGAAAGAATTGCCAGGTAGAGCTGAAAACGATCCCGACGGGCTGTTAAATTTGGCGTatggaatgaaaataaatccaaagcgaatgaaaaagttagaaaaagACTACACGGTATTGAAAATGAAGGAACAGGAGGAAATGGTCGAGTTGCGGAGGCTGAGAGCAGAAAATCGATTACTGAGACAGAGAACCGAGTTATTGGAAGCTGAGTCTGCTGAATTGGCGGACAGACTCGTTAGGGGTCAAGTATCGCGTGCCGAGGAGGAGGAAACAACTTTTGTAGTGCAGAGAGAACTTGCGGCTTTGAGACACACTCATCTTGAGACAAGCCATCAACTGGAGCAGGCTCACGAGGAATTGAGATCATTATCGATGCTATTGGAAGAAAATATGTCGTCGAAACAGTCGTCTATTGATGAAATGAGTATGAAACAAGAGGCATTGTCGCAAAAAGAAGAAATGGTTGAGTGTTTACAGCAAGAGCTAGTGCGTGTGAGGCTGCATGAAGCTGAAAAAGACGCGACCATCAGGGATTTGAGAGGAAGGATACAGGAATTGGAACAAGACAAAAAAACGTTACGTGAATCAACGCCGGATAATTCTGTTGCGCATTTGCAAGAGGAATTGATAGCTGTTAAACTTAGAGAAGCTGAAGCTAATTTATCACTGAag GATCTTAGACAAAGAGTTGGCGAACTGAGTACTGCATGGCAACGTCATCTACAAGAACACCGATCAGCTCAATCGGCACCTGCTGCTGACTCTacaccaaaaaaattactattctgGGAAAACCGCGGCCacgaaatacaaaaattagaaGAAGATTTAATGTCAACGCGCGTACGTGAAATGGTTGTTCTCAGTGAAGTTAAAGAATTGAGGCTAAAAGTTATGGAGCTTGAAACCCAAGTCCAAGTCGCGACAAATCAGCTTCGTCGTCAGGATGAGGGTGAAAAATTGATACGCGAAGAATTGGAAATATCATTGgctaaaataaaagaattgaCGAGTAAACTGCGTGAGCAGATGCATAAATATTCCGACTTGGAGTCGAAAATGAAAGACGACGCGATGATGGCTCGTATCAGAGACGCTGAACACGCTCAACATGTCGctgaattaacacaaaaaatttctctgctCGAATTGAAG aacgAGGAAATGTACGCGGAAGGAGAATTGAGAAGTAATCTAGATGACAGTGATCGAGTACGCGATTTGCAAGACAAAGTTGCTGAATTGAAGGCagag tttcCCACGCCAATAACCAGTCCAGAGACAGAGCCTTGGCGGTGGCTCGAGTAA
- the LOC130668156 gene encoding uncharacterized protein LOC130668156 gives MMKFGVLIGVLLISVCSGEFCYNDIEAACNSRPLTDGMMANCNAKYGGIDQLLVDLQKYANANIETSFEYLLMSTHFGNYGVNREGFKGLYRKLSDRAWDNAIDVIKFITKRGGKMNFNQAPRFEKNGKEHRVVEVSELSSLAKALDTEKQMAKEAIRINEQAGHHPKFDASVAHYMEEKFMESQAETVRTLSGHTNDLKTLLSDNDATLSVFLFDEYLKKTL, from the exons ATGATGAAGTTTGGAGTACTAATTGGAGTGCTTTTGATAAGCGTTTGCTCTGGTGAATTTTGTTACAATGATATTGAAGCTGCTTGTAATTCTCGTCCACTTACTG ATGGAATGATGGCTAATTGTAACGCAAAGTATGGAGGAATTGATCAATTGTTGGTTGATTTGCAAAAATACGCCAACGCAAACATTGAAACAAGTTTCGAGTACTTACTTATGTCAACGCACTTCGGTAATTATGGAGTAAACCGTGAAGGATTCAAAGGGCTTTACCGGAAATTGTCTGATAGAGCTTGGGACAATGCCATTGATGTTATTAAATTCATCACCAAACGCGGTGGTAAAATGAACTTCAATCAGGCCCCAAGATTCgagaaaaat GGCAAAGAACACCGCGTGGTTGAGGTTTCAGAGTTGAGCAGCTTGGCCAAAGCTTTGGACACCGAAAAACAAATGGCCAAAGAAGCTATTCGTATAAATGAACAAGCTGGACATCATCCAAAGTTCGATGCTTCAGTGGCTCATTACATGGAAGAAAAGTTCATGGAGTCTCAAGCTGAAACCGTAAGAACATTGTCAGGACACACCAATGATTTGAAAACTCTTCTCTCTGATAACGACGCTACATTATCAGTATTCTTGTTCGAtgaatacttgaaaaaaactttgtaa